aatgaaaaaaaaacaattttccaGAAATAGAGTACCAGATTTCAACAACACAAAGATTTGGTCACGGTTGTCCCAGAAAATAAACTAAGAATAAGATTCCCCATAGGTCCTTGGTGAGTACTTGGTGAGCCCCCAATGGAGTTAAATTAAACTTTCAAGCTATTTTCAACCATCAAAGCAAGATTATAGGAGTAGTCAGAGTACAGGACAGAAATCGTGTGTAGCCACTTTCGTTCGACATTGTTTCTGACATGACAGGGAAAACCCAGAATTGATCCGTCCCCTCCGCGACGGCCTCCAACGGCCATGATGGTCGTAGAGTTGAGTGTGACCAAGGTCACCGAAGTTCGGATAACGTTCATGGGTGGTCCATTGAACCAGGCCCGCTTGGAAGGGTCAAACACCTGAATGGGAAAATTCACACCTCGGGATTCGACCAATACGAGTCTTTCGCCAAGCAAGCCCAGTCCATGGTAGAGGACGGTTTCTAAATTTGTATAAAACACGTATCCGGGGGAGCCTTTAATGGAAGAAAGGGAAATAGGGAGAATCAACGTCTGTTGCGCAAGTATAAGAACAAATGTGCTGTAAAAGAAACGGAATTACAAAGTCATGTTTTTGACTCTGCTATGCGCGCTTTGTGAATAGTACAAACCTAAACGCAAAAAGATGATAGCGAAAATCACAACATTTCTTGACAGTTTCTTCACAATGCAAAAGGGGAACCCGCTTAGCCAATCAGGTTTCGCTTTTAACAAAAAGCTGATATTTAAGCTTTTTATCTTCCCTAGCTTTGGAACGTACTCATTCCATCATATGTAAGGGTGTCTGAACGAAGGATGTGTTATAGGGTTTTGGACTATACAGAATGGGGCCTACGAAAAGAAAGCGATTGGGGATACGAGCAAGAACAAAAACACTCTAAATTTGCCTTCCTTTGAATTATAACGATCTTGTCAAGGTATTAATATCatggtggtacccacaacattgatgaaaaaaattgcgcaaatgccaagacgaTTCGTGTAAAATACCATCTCGGAAAATATCtcagattagtatattaatccNNNNNNNNNNNNNNNNNNNNNNNNNNNNNNNNNNNNGATGAAAAAAATtgcgcaaatgccaagacgaTTCGTGTAAAATACCATCTCGGGAAATATCTCAGATTAGTATATNNNNNNNNNNNNNNNNNNNNNNNNNNNNNNNNNNNNGCAATAATTCCAcacagtggttaaaatgtTCTCttaagttttgacggaaatatccaaacacatcttgaaatcataacaaacagcttGGGTATTATTNAAAAAAACGTAATCCATAATTGTTGGGAGTGTTCCGTATTAGTTGAGCACAAGCTCGTGCTCATAGCTCATTCATGTATACATATTAGTCAAATTTATAAAAGCTATATTAGTCAGAATAATAAAGTCAATCACGAAACGTTCACAACAGcgagtaaccttagttgcgtttccaattACAATGTTGTCCAAATCAATTGCGTAAACGATAGGCTATtatgctttcaaagattgtatttgcatcaaatttgattaaaaattgcTCCAGTTATattttaaagcaattgccGTAAacataatatgctttttctatgcccaaaatatcaatgaaaaattttcactcttttgaagcaggtagaaaaaccagAAAATAGTTTGCCAtacacttaaaacttacttaatatcaattttttaTAATTACGATGCCATCCTTGTCAATCGCATCTTTAATCAGgtttaatcttgaattttgacaaaattatatttaCAGTAGAATAAAGCTGTATCTAATCGAACCTTGGTCTATTACAAGCTCTAACTATTCTCATCATGGCGCAATGCGTAGGATTAACATACCCTAATGGAGAACGTGCTACAAAAGTAGTGTGACAAGTGCTCTTCGACTCTTGGAGAGCGTTTTTGACGCCACATGTGAAAGTGCAAATCAAGACCACATTTCTGAGAAGGTAATAACTGACCtcaaaaatcaatgccaatgTTGTCTTGATGCCACAGATGCATTTCAAGCAAGCTTAGTTGCTGTGGAGACGTATGACAAAGAAATTGCCGAACGAGACGTGGATTTTCTGTAAATTCCAATGGATTTTGTAGAACGGGTCCAAGTATAGGTAAGAAAAGCCACTGACAGGGCAACCAGTGACCCTAAGACCCCGATCCCGAGGATCATCAACATTGCATTGAAGCCGGCTTCTATCATCCGCTACCTTAAGGGAGTTCAGAGCTTGGAGCAGGAATTACGACGCCTTTTTCTCTTCTAATTCCATGGAATGCCTTTCCATATCCGAACAACAGGGCTATCTGCGCTGTTGCTTGGACCTAAAACTTCAGTAGAGCCTTCCATTGAAAGTTGAGCCCAATGCCCCCAACTACGGTGACGATGGGTGCTTGAACTATCTCCAACGGACCGTTGTTGCCAATACCCCAACCCTTACTCGACGTTTTAAGTTCTTTTCCAGTCACCAAGGAGTCGGAGATCTATTCAGTCTAAGATTAGTGGTAGGAGCCAATGACGCTCAATTACGTAAATAATTCGTCAGGCAAGAAAACCCGTCAATATTTCACTTTCGTCGAGCCCCGAACTGAATGCGTTCGGCAACGAATACTGCGCCCGGGGGGACCGGGCCCTGGTTGGTGTGGTTGGTGAGAAAAAGATCGTGGATGACACTCTGATTCACGCGTCTACAATCAAGGACCTCGGTGAGAGGACGGGTATTCTGCTCCAAAAATGCAAGGAATTTAGGATAACCctgtcaagaaagaaaatttggTATGAAAGATCGGTGGTATTCGTTCGCACGGTACATAATATCTGATGAGGGGATTGCTCCAGACCCAGCCAAGATAGCTTCCATCTCGCGGTTCTCTGCTTCAAAGCACGTCACGGATCTTCGTTCTTTTCTTGGCCTAACCAATCATCTTGGGCAATTTGTTCATGACCTCGCACAGACCACCCAGCCCGTGCGAGGACTAATTAAAAAGAATGTGGCCTTCCTTTGGCTCGAACCACATCAAGAGgcattcaaaaaagtgaaagcaatTCTCACTGACCCTAATGGGCCAGTCCTATCGTATTTCGACCCAAATCTTCCAACCACCTTACTCACTGATGCATCTCGGTTGAAAGGCATGGGTTTGCACTCTTGCAAACTTATCCCAACGGATCAACTAGATTGGGTCAGTGTCGATCCAAGTCGCTTACTGACGTCGAGACGCGATAAGCAGTGTGCGAAATCGAAGCTCTGGCCATCCAGTGGGCAGTATTCAGTAGTCGATTTTACTTGATTGGCCTAAAATTTCGGATCATCACTGACCACCAGCCGCTGTTGGGCATTTTTAAGAGATCAAACCTGGACGCAATTGACAATGCACGTCTAATTTACTGATGAGTAAAGCTAGaagaaatgaattgttttgCCGTCGAGCAACGAACCTAAAGATTTGAATGTGAGTAGTTGTCTGAAAACAAGTGAATATGAGGAGTTGCTCTTGtaaggaaaactagttttggcAACCATGTGGAATTTACGATCAACGgcaaaagttatttttccaacCTTTGCTGATGAGCAATGATGAATTCGGAGGTTTAGAGgattccattcttttcttaccgccagAGGCAAAAAGAACGGCTTCTCAGACCAGTTTGTGGTAATCAATGCAAATAATGTGTTTCGTCCCAATCATGCCTTGAAACACGAATTATAAATCAATACATAGGCACCAAGGCACACattacattcaaaatattcttaatTGCTttgcttggcaaatttctgtgtttcaagCACTATCAACTCATTAAATCGACGGATCTGATTTATGCATGGAGTGGAGTGGTGCTCACTCAGATAGTATGATCGGAAGACAATCAGTTCtgttgatttaatgacttgatacttAAAATACATTGACTGGGCTTGCGAGTAAGCAATTGAGATtatcttgaatgaaatgaatcccTTGGGTGTATTAATTCGGAGTCATATAAGTAGAAATTCAGACCAAGAAAGTGGtaataaatgcaaaaaatacgTTTCGACCCAAACTAGTTCCTGCAACCAAAGCAAGGCGAACGACCCTTGACGCGCCTTTTACCGCTCGCGGTAAAAAAAGAGCGGAAATTATTTAAAGCTTCAAACACATATCTAATCGATTCACGCTTGGTCCTCACTAACATCTTTTTAAGATTTCAAAcacagtttcaaaatatgtcatcTCATTTCTTACATACAGATCAATTACCAtggagatggatggatgcggGGGATTCTAGTTAAGCGGGATATGGACTCCATTTTAGCAGTActgtcattttgaaatatgataaaGCTCTGAGGAAGACCCATCTTTAGTTTTTCATAATTCCCTTTTAAATGAACTACAACCGATGTCATGCTAAATCATTTCTAAGTCGAATACAAATACTAAGTCCTATAAATTTAGTTGTTTAATACCTCAGGCGAATTTTGAGCTCGGCTAACCTAGAGACTAGGCAAACTGCCTTGTGCTCTCATCAGATGCACGTTTTGTCTAACAGTTAATCGGTTCTGCAGATTTCTGTGGGAGGAAGGAAGCTGAATCCATTCAGAAATCGAGCTTCACCCAGAGGGGTACCTGAATATGATATAGGGCATGATGGGGCATTGGGGTAACCTTCTTAGAAATGCCGGTGAGGGACACTCCAAGACACCACCCAAGAGGACTGAAGAGTGCTGACGCTCACTCCAGCCTCCAACCTCCCCAGAATTGAAATAAGCAAGCAAAAAACTATAATGCAACCAGGCTCTACAACAGATTTTATCATGCAAAGTAACAATGATCGTGCATTCGTGCGCAAAATGTACGCTTTTATCTTACTGAAATCCCAATGGTAACACCATTGGCCTCCTTGACAAGCCAAGAAGCCATTGCGATACTCCATCTTCATATCCGAGTTGGTAAATGGAAAGTCAAAGGGAAAGCTTAGTGAAGCAAGGGATTGTGGGTTCCCAGAAATGGGTTCCATTGTGCCATACCGCAGATTGGCCATGTATAGTTCTGAAGGAAACACGTCGGCGATTACAACAGACCATCTTCAAAACAATAGCACTTACCTATAACTGGCTGAAGGCTAACAACGTGTTGCCCTTTCAGATAGACCTCCTTCTCGTTGGTCTGATTATCAACAGCGTCTTGTCCAAAGCAAGCTAGGGCGGTGAATTTGAAACTCACCAGTTGGCACATGTGTGTCAGTGGGTCGATCTCAANNNNNNNNNNNNNNNNNNNNNNNNNNNNNNNNNNNNNNNNNNNNNNNNNNNNNNNNNNNNNNNNNNNNNNNNNNNNNNNNNNNNNNNNNNNNNNNNNNNNNNNNNNNNNNNNNNNNNNNNNNNNNNNNNNNNNNNNNNNNNNNNNNNNNNNNNNNNNNNNNNNNNNNNNNNNNNNNNNNNNNNNNNNNNNNNNNNNNNNNNNNNNNNNNNNNNNNNNNNNNNNNNNNNNNNNNNNNNNNNNNNNNNNNNNNNNNNNNNNNNNNNNNNNNNNNNNNNNNNNNNNNNNNNNNNNNNNNNNNNNNNNNNNNNNNNNNNNNNNNNNNNNNNNNNNNNNNNNNNNNNNNNNNNNNNNNNNNNNNNNNNNNNNNNNNNNNNNNNNNNNNNNNNNNNNNNNNNNNNNNNNNNNNNNNNNNNNNNNNNNNNNNNNNNNNNNNNNNNNNNNNNNNNNNNNNNNNNNNNNNNNNNNNNNNNNNNNNNNNNNNNNNNNNNNNNNNNNNNNNNNNNNNNNNNNNNNNNNNNNNNNNNNNNNNNNNNNNNNNNNNNNNNNNNNNNNNNNNNNNNNNNNNNNNNNNNNNNNNNNNNNNNNNNNNNNNNNNNNNNNNNNNNNNNNNNNNNNNNNNNNNNNNNNNNNNNNNNNNNNNNNNNNNNNNNNNNNNNNNNNNNNNNNNNNNNNNNNNNNNNNNNNNNNNNNNNNNNNNNNNNNNNNNNNNNNNNNNNNNNNNNNNNNNNNNNNNNNNNNNNNNNNNNNNNNNNNNNNNNNNNNNNNNNNNNNNNNNNNNNNNNNNNNNNNNNNNNNNNNNNNNNNNNNNNNNNNNNNNNNNNNNNNNNNNNNNNNNNNNNNNNNNNNNNNNNNNNNNNNNNNNNNNNNNNNNNNNNNNNNNNNNNNNNNNNNNNNNNNNNNNNNNNNNNNNNNNNNNNNNNNNNNNNNNNNNNNNNNNNNNNNNNNNNNNNNNNNNNNNNNNNNNNNNNNNNNNNNNNNNNNNNNNNNNNNNNNNNNNNNNNNNNNNNNNNNNNNNNNNNNNNNNNNNNNNNNNNNNNNNNNNNNNNNNNNNNNNNNNNNNNNNNNNNNNNNNNNNNNNNNNNNNNNNNNNNNNNNNNNNNNNNNNNNNNNNNNNNNNNNNNNNNNNNNNNNNNNNNNNNNNNNNNNNNNNNNNNNNNNNNNNNNNNNNNNNNNNNNNNNNNNNNNNNNNNNNNNNNNNNNNNNNNNNNNNNNNNNNNNNNNNNNNNNNNNNNNNNNNNNNNNNNNNNNNNNNNNNNNNNNNNNNNNNNNNNNNNNNNNNNNNNNNNNNNNNNNNNNNNNNNNNNNNNNNNNNNNNNNNNNNNNNNNNNNNNNNNNNNNNNNNNNNNNNNNNNNNNNNNNNNNNNNNNNNNNNNNNNNNNNNNNNNNNNNNNNNNNNNNNNNNNNNNNNNNNNNNNNNNNNNNNNNNNNNNNNNNNNNNNNNNNNNNNNNNNNNNNNNNNNNNNNNNNNNNNNNNNNNNNNNNNNNNNNNNNNNNNNNNNNNNNNNNNNNNNNNNNNNNNNNNNNNNNNNNNNNNNNNNNNNNNNNNNNNNNNNNNNNNNNNNNNNNNNNNNNNNNNNNNNNNNNNNNNNNNNNNNNNNNNNNNNNNNNNNNNNNNNNNNNNNNNNNNNNNNNNNNNNNNNNNNNNNNNNNNNNNNNNNNNNNNNNNNNNNNNNNNNNNNNNNNNNNNNNNNNNNNNNNNNNNNNNNNNNNNNNNNNNNNNNNNNNNNNNNNNNNNNNNNNNNNNNNNNNNNNNNNNNNNNNNNNNNNNNNNNNNNNNNNNNNNNNNNNNNNNNNNNNNNNNNNNNNNNNNNNNNNNNNNNNNNNNNNNNNNNNNNNNNNNNNNNNNNNNNNNNNNNNNNNNNNNNNNNNNNNNNNNNNNNNNNNNNNNNNNNNNNNNNNNNNNNNNNNNNNNNNNNNNNNNNNNNNNNNNNNNNNNNNNNNNNNNNNNNNNNNNNNNNNNNNNNNNNNNNNNNNNNNNNNNNNNNNNNNNNNNNNNNNNNNNNNNNNNNNNNNNNNNNNNNNNNNNNNNNNNNNNNNNNNNNNNNNNNNNNNNNNNNNNNNNNNNNNNNNNNNNNNNNNNNNNNNNNNNNNNNNNNNNNNNNNNNNNNNNNNNNNNNNNNNNNNNNNNNNNNNNNNNNNNNNNNNNNNNNNNNNNNNNNNNNNNNNNNNNNNNNNNNNNNNNNNNNNNNNNNNNNNNNNNNNNNNNNNNNNNNNNNNNNNNNNNNNNNNNNNNNNNNNNNNNNNNNNNNNNNNNNNNNNNNNNNNNNNNNNNNNNNNNNNNNNNNNNNNNNNNNNNNNNNNNNNNNNNNNNNNNNNNNNNNNNNNNNNNNNNNNNNNNNNNNNNNNNNNNNNNNNNNNNNNNNNNNNNNNNNNNNNNNNNNNNNNNNNNNNNNNNNNNNNNNNNNNNNNNNNNNNNNNNNNNNNNNNNNNNNNNNNNNNNNNNNNNNNNNNNNNNNNNNNNNNNNNNNNNNNNNNNNNNNNNNNNNNNNNNNNNNNNNNNNNNNNNNNNNNNNNNNNNNNNNNNNNNNNNNNNNNNNNNNNNNNNNNNNNNNNNNNNNNNNNNNNNNNNNNNNNNNNNNNNNNNNNNNNNNNNNNNNNNNNNNNNNNNNNNNNNNNNNNNNNNNNNNNNNNNNNNNNNNNNNNNNNNNNNNNNNNNNNNNNNNNNNNNNNNNNNNNNNNNNNNNNNNNNNNNNNNNNNNNNNNNNNNNNNNNNNNNNNNNNNNNNNNNNNNNNNNNNNNNNNNNNNNNNNNNNNNNNNNNNNNNNNNNNNNNNNNNNNNNNNNNNNNNNNNNNNNNNNNNNNNNNNNNNNNNNNNNNNNNNNNNNNNNNNNNNNNNNNNNNNNNNNNNNNNNNNNNNNNNNNNNNNNNNNNNNNNNNNNNNNNNNNNNNNNNNNNNNNNNNNNNNNNNNNNNNNNNNNNNNNNNNNNNNNNNNNNNNNNNNNNNNNNNNNNNNNNNNNNNNNNNNNNNNNNNNNNNNNNNNNNNNNNNNNNNNNNNNNNNNNNNNNNNNNNNNNNNNNNNNNNNNNNNNNNNNNNNNNNNNNNNNNNNNNNNNNNNNNNNNNNNNNNNNNNNNNNNNNNNNNNNNNNNNNNNNNNNNNNNNNNNNNNNNNNNNNNNNNNNNNNNNNNNNNNNNNNNNNNNNNNNNNNNNNNNNNNNNNNNNNNNNNNNNNNNNNNNNNNNNNNNNNNNNNNNNNNNNNNNNNNNNNNNNNNNNNNNNNNNNNNNNNNNNNNNNNNNNNNNNNNNNNNNNNNNNNNNNNNNNNNNNNNNNNNNNNNNNNNNNNNNNNNNNNNNNNNNNNNNNNNNNNNNNNNNNNNNNNNNNNNNNNNNNNNNNNNNNNNNNNNNNNNNNNNNNNNNNNNNNNNNNNNNNNNNNNNNNNNNNNNNNNNNNNNNNNNNNNNNNNNNNNNNNNNNNNNNNNNNNNNNNNNNNNNNNNNNNNNNNNNNNNNNNNNNNNNNNNNNNNNNNNNNNNNNNNNNNNNNNNNNNNNNNNNNNNNNNNNNNNNNNNNNNNNNNNNNNNNNNNNNNNNNNNNNNNNNNNNNNNNNNNNNNNNNNNNNNNNNNNNNNNNNNNNNNNNNNNNNNNNNNNNNNNNNNNNNNNNNNNNNNNNNNNNNNNNNNNNNNNNNNNNNNNNNNNNNNNNNNNNNNNNNNNNNNNNNNNNNNNNNNNNNNNNNNNNNNNNNNNNNNNNNNNNNNNNNNNNNNNNNNNNNNNNNNNNNNNNNNNNNNNNNNNNNNNNNNNNNNNNNNNNNNNNNNNNNNNNNNNNNNNNNNNNNNNNNNNNNNNNNNNNNNNNNNNNNNNNNNNNNNNNNNNNNNNNNNNNNNNNNNNNNNNNNNNNNNNNNNNNNNNNNNNNNNNNNNNNgcatgcattggattttgactttttttccattttacatgcttgtctaggcaattagcattgtggtattgagccaatttgatagtgcgttcacaGATTTAGTCCGAACATGTTCACTTtattgggttttgtaacacaactcgctcaaaatcactcgattattaaaAATCCAAaggcgaatggtgcgagttgactgtgttctccctccctaaaatgcccaaaatcagggtgccggactacatttttccttgaatttctttcacttgacatgccctatacgCTTCAAAGTCTTATGCCTATTTGATGATAGGAGCAAAACTGCAGCTgaacttttctctctttccgaGGGACGATACACTGAAAGTCAAAGGAGTATGATTATCAAAGCtaaaaaataaaagcaaaGAGCAGGAAGCCTTGCATCCAAAGTTTCCAAGCACTCTCACTTGCAACCTAATTATTGGTAACACTCAATTTAAACCCGCCACATTCATCACACGTCAAAAGGGCACAGTAAATTCATAATCTAAGTTCAAGGACGGCGTCATCGGTGTAGAGGGACGCTTGAGGTTAAAATGGGAGACGTTTATCCCAATCAACCACATGCAATTTCCTAAGTGGGCGTTGCTAGCGGAAACAGAACACTTCCTGTTTTCAGATGTGTTGATTTAATTAAATGTGCAAATATAAAGCTTGTTCTGGCCCACCAACCAAAGGTATGTTGCAAatcgacaaagaaaaaaaaggtaaatcCCTAAGACCTGGTAGGTTTTTAAATAAGGGATTCAGCTCATCGCCCATCCAAAACAACCCTCTTGCAAACGGATTCCCCATGTACAGGACGAGCAATATTGGACAGAACAAGAAGTATGGGATAATATCTTGCGACTAGAATAATCGCAACATCCTCGGTTCTGGGAAGAGAACGCGAATGAATATCTTGAAGGAAACCCCCCAAAGTAATTAGAGGGTGTAAACAAATCAGCCTGGATAAGAGATCAACTACGTTTCTAGCATCCCAAACTTACAAATGTGAACAATGAGGAGCAATTAGAGGCAATGAATACCAAATCACCCGAACtgaacaagatttttttagcATATTTTATATAGCACACGGCGGGAAGTATTTTCCGTGCACATGAGAGTTGGGAAAATGAACACAAGGAACAGTTTGACTTCAGCCAACATCACAGATCAAGTAGAATATTTGGTAGACTACATGTGGAGGTCTCCAAAATAGAGAACAATAAACGAGTGAGACAATCTCCAAAGTCAAATCTTCAACTCCAAGAATACTCACCACCACCTGCATATGTCTCCCTACGTTGCTGCTACCTATATAGCACACGGCGGGAAGTATTTTCCGTGCANNNNNNNNNNNNNNNNNNNNNNNNNNNNNNNNNNNNNNNNNNNNNNNNNNNNNNNNNNNNNNNNNNNNNNNNNNNNNNNNNNNNNNNNNNNNNNNNNNNNNNNNNNNNNNNNNNNNNNNNNNNNNNNNNNNNNNNNNNNNNNNNNNNNNNNNNNNNNNNNNNNNNNNNNNNNNNNNNNNNNNNNNNNNNNNNNNNNNNNNNNNNNNNNNNNNNNNNNNNNNNNNNNNNNNNNNNNNNNNNNNNNNNNNNNNNNNNNNNNNNNNNNNNNNNNNNNNNNNNNNNNNNNNNNNNNNNNNNNNNNNNNNNNNNNNNNNNNNNNNNNNNNNNNNNNNNNNNNNNNNNNNNNNNNNNNNNNNNNNNNNNNNNNNNNNNNNNNNNNNNNNNNNNNNNNNNNNNNNNNNNNNNNNNNNNNNNNNNNNNNNNNNNNNNNNNNNNNNNNNNNNNNNNNNNNNNNNNNNNNNNNNNNNNNNNNNNNNNNNNNNNNNNNNNNNNNNNNNNNNNNNNNNNNNNNNNNNNNNNNNNNNNNNNNNNNNNNNNNNNNNNNNNNNNNNNNNNNNNNNNNNNNNNNNNNNNNNNNNNNNNNNNNNNNNNNNNNNNNNNNNNNNNNNNNNNNNNNNNNNNNNNNNNNNNNNNNNNNNNNNNNNNNNNNNNNNNNNNNNNNNNNNNNNNNNNNNNNNNNNNNNNNNNNNNNNNNNNNNNNNNNNNNNNNNNNNNNNNNNNNNNNNNNNNNNNNNNNNNNNNNNNNNNNNNNNNNNNNNNNNNNNNNNNNNNNNNNNNNNNNNNNNNNNNNNNNNNNNNNNNNNNNNNNNNNNNNNNNNNNNNNNNNNNNNNNNNNNNNNNNNNNNNNNNNNNNNNNNNNNNNNNNNNNNNNNNNNNNNNNNNNNNNNNNNNNNNNNNNNNNNNNNNNNNNNNNNNNNNNNNNNNNNNNNNNNNNNNNNNNNNNNNNNNNNNNNNNNNNNNNNNNNNNNNNNNNNNNNNNNNNNNNNNNNNNNNNNNNNNNATGTatgaaaactaattttagaagaaaaaggccgttttgtggctgatttttttgtttttagaatttcgtatttttgcaataaactttttgaaaccttagaaacatttttgtccaatattgagatttatatcttggatttttagtacctctactgttacgaaaagtgccccaatgacctcccaaaatttgtgctgcttttcatcgtgcagctgctacttcaatgtgtcaaattgaatgagcatCAACTGTCAACAGAGTGTAGGAAGGAAGTTACGGAAAAGGTCTCCTTTACATTCTTTGTCACTTTATCGTGATTTGGTGGAAACCCTTGAGTCTCACCTCGATTTCCATTGGCAACAGTCACTCCATTCGCCACGTCAATAGCTGCATTCGTGAACACACCCACTTGAAAGGGTTGAGTACAATCTGAAATAGAAAAGGTAGACCACCTAAGTTGGTTGACACTTTTCGTTcaaatggccaaggccaagtTCCAATGCCGAAACATTGAGTGATTTGTTCAATGACACTGACCTTGAATCGGACAATTGGCTGTGGCCGTATTAAAATCCGATAAAATTCCTCCGCAAAATGTATTCCTCCCATTCACTGATCCAACGCAACGACCCTCTACATAAGAACAATGTGACGAGTTTAAAATGAGTTAGTTACTTCATTCGGCAAGCGTGAAACTGATGGTAATGACAAACCTTCGATACGTATGTAATCCTCGGTGCAACCAGTATCGACCATTGCTTGCATGAGTGTATTTATATTAGCAGAGTCCAAAGCGAAGGAAGGGGTGGGTGTGGCGCAGGGTGTGTAAGTGATACAACAATAACCTGCAACACCATGAATTGAGatcataaatgaaaaaaggttgaattgtccttttcattggacGGGAGGTGGCGCCCTCGGCCTCGTCAATGGGTGGACATTCAAGTTTAAAAACTGGAGGCCATGCTCTAACATGCCAGACTCGATAGAGGAACCATTCGATGAACAACGAATTTCTTTACCATTATGACACAATTCCAGAGATCATTTTCGCAAAAAGTAACCGATTTTTAGGCAACAAAGTAGTACCTAATAACG
This genomic interval from Tigriopus californicus strain San Diego chromosome 6, Tcal_SD_v2.1, whole genome shotgun sequence contains the following:
- the LOC131881993 gene encoding uncharacterized protein LOC131881993 (The sequence of the model RefSeq protein was modified relative to this genomic sequence to represent the inferred CDS: added 46 bases not found in genome assembly), with amino-acid sequence MANCLMEIDNKKCHGIEIDPLTHMCQLVSFKFTALACFGQDAVDNQTNEKEVYLKGQHVVSLQPVIELYMANLRYGTMEPISGNPQSLASLSFPFDFPFTNSDMKMEYRNGFLACQGGQWCYHWDFSSPGYVFYTNLETVLYHGLGLLGERLVLVESRGVNFPIQVFDPSKRAWFNGPPMNVIRTSVTLVTLNSTTIMAVGGRRGGDGSILGFPCHVRNNVERKWLHTISVLYSDYSYNLALMVENSLKV